One genomic window of Plasmodium coatneyi strain Hackeri chromosome 12, complete sequence includes the following:
- a CDS encoding ALBA-like protein — protein MPGSTKSDTKLDNEIRVSYKSDALDYVYKAIVLFETHDDVILSGVGKAITSVVNVAEMVKRRAKGLHQCTKIYEKEHIIRREDPLAAKKDEKEEEEEEKNEVEGEEHEEGEENDKNKETENRIIEFRTTVPCIKIILTKNDTNVDKKEIGYQAPIDDKDVNVMTADQILKEKSYRRKYRTGRGGDRFRSSYRRNYHETPMWNNRRFEKRN, from the exons ATGCCCGGTAGCACGAAGAGCGACACCAAATTGGATAATGAAATTCGAGTAAGCTACAAGAGCGATGCTCTAGATTACGTCTACAAAGCAATTGTCCTGTTTGAAACGCACGATGACGTGATCTTGTCTGGCGTCGGCAAGGCCATCACCTCGGTGGTCAACGTGGCCGAGATGGTCAAGAGGAGGGCCAAGGGATTACATCAATGTACCAAGATTTACGAGAAGGAGCACATCATTAGGAG AGAAGACCCACTTGCCGCAAAGAAGGatgagaaggaggaggaagaggaagagaaaaatgaagtagaGGGAGAAGAACACGAAGAGGGTGAAGAAAACGACAAGAATAAGGAAACGGAAAATAGAATAATTGAATTCAGAACCACCGTCCCTTGCATAAAAatcattttaacaaaaaatgatacAAATGTagacaaaaaggaaataggTTACCAAGCACCTATAGATGATAAGGACGTGAATGTCATGACTGCTGATCAAATACTAAAGGAAAAGTCCTATAGACGAAAAt ATAGGACAGGTCGAGGCGGAGACAGATTCAGATCGTCCTACCGGAGGAACTACCATGAGACGCCTATGTGGAACAACAGAAGATTTGAAAAGAGGAATTAA